A portion of the Desulfovibrio oxyclinae DSM 11498 genome contains these proteins:
- a CDS encoding IscA/HesB family protein has product MINVSEAAQKQLESYFADKEKAPVRVYLASGGUAGPRLTLALDEPKDTDNVTEVGDFTFLIDKELASETGEVKIDMTYYGFTVDSANPVGGGGGCSPGACSSGSCGC; this is encoded by the coding sequence ATGATCAATGTTAGCGAAGCCGCTCAGAAGCAGCTGGAAAGCTACTTTGCGGATAAAGAGAAAGCTCCGGTGCGTGTTTACCTCGCATCCGGCGGCTGAGCGGGTCCGAGACTGACTCTGGCTCTGGATGAGCCTAAGGACACCGACAATGTGACTGAAGTGGGTGACTTCACCTTCCTCATCGACAAAGAACTCGCATCTGAAACCGGCGAAGTGAAAATCGACATGACCTACTACGGGTTCACCGTCGATTCCGCCAACCCCGTAGGCGGGGGCGGCGGGTGCTCCCCCGGAGCATGCTCCAGCGGCTCCTGCGGCTGCTAG
- the pyrR gene encoding bifunctional pyr operon transcriptional regulator/uracil phosphoribosyltransferase PyrR, with the protein MKECGTILNNKEMARTLERLASEIIERRGDNESLALVGVQRRGADLAERLQAILSDKLERRVPLGKLDINLYRDDWTTLNIQPSINCTEIPFDVEGKSIVLVDDVLFSGRTTRAALEAVLDYGRPRRVELLVLIDRGHRELPIQADYVGKRVDTGDAEHVNVLVNERDGEDRVCLTTGKDDA; encoded by the coding sequence ATGAAAGAATGCGGAACCATTCTCAATAACAAGGAAATGGCCCGGACGCTGGAACGACTGGCTTCCGAGATCATCGAACGCCGGGGCGACAACGAATCGCTGGCGCTTGTCGGCGTGCAGCGCCGTGGCGCGGATCTGGCCGAGCGGCTGCAGGCCATCCTGTCCGACAAACTGGAGCGCCGGGTGCCGCTGGGCAAGCTGGATATCAACCTGTACCGGGATGACTGGACCACGCTGAACATCCAGCCTTCCATCAACTGTACGGAAATCCCGTTTGACGTCGAAGGCAAGAGCATCGTGCTCGTGGACGACGTGCTGTTCTCCGGACGCACCACCCGTGCCGCGCTGGAAGCCGTGCTGGACTACGGTCGGCCGCGCCGCGTGGAGCTGCTGGTGCTCATCGACCGGGGGCACAGGGAGCTGCCCATACAGGCCGACTACGTGGGCAAGCGTGTGGATACCGGCGACGCAGAACACGTCAATGTGCTCGTGAACGAGCGCGACGGCGAAGACCGCGTCTGCCTGACGACCGGAAAAGACGACGCATGA
- the thrB gene encoding homoserine kinase, whose protein sequence is MTFTKVERDSEPKPCITLVGMAGAGKSTLAPMLAEALGWKHMDTDRLLEAFYGRPLQDIFDGYGLEEFLRIEEQLVSEVFLNRTVISTGGSVVYGKRAVDRLRELGSVVFLEIDAETFEKRVGDAEGRGLAIAPGKTLRDLFDERQPLYRAAADVTVRTDRCTPEECVSEILEKVDIE, encoded by the coding sequence ATGACATTTACCAAAGTCGAACGCGACAGCGAGCCGAAGCCCTGCATAACGCTGGTGGGCATGGCGGGAGCGGGCAAGTCCACGCTGGCCCCCATGCTGGCAGAGGCGCTGGGCTGGAAGCACATGGACACGGACCGCCTTCTGGAAGCCTTCTACGGGCGTCCGCTGCAGGATATCTTCGATGGCTACGGCCTTGAAGAGTTCCTGCGCATCGAGGAACAGCTGGTGAGCGAAGTGTTCCTGAACCGCACGGTCATATCCACCGGCGGCAGCGTCGTGTACGGCAAGCGCGCCGTGGATCGTCTCAGGGAACTCGGCTCCGTGGTTTTTCTCGAAATCGACGCCGAGACCTTCGAGAAGCGCGTGGGCGACGCCGAGGGCCGAGGACTGGCCATCGCGCCGGGCAAGACCCTGCGCGACCTCTTTGACGAGCGTCAGCCGCTCTACCGTGCCGCCGCAGACGTCACGGTGCGCACCGACCGCTGTACGCCCGAGGAGTGCGTCAGCGAGATTCTGGAAAAGGTGGACATCGAATGA